One part of the Dyadobacter sp. 676 genome encodes these proteins:
- a CDS encoding helix-turn-helix domain-containing protein: MEKTRESQPHTWGECTKSILPVRDALEVLSGKWKLPIIISLMFGNKRFSQIAKEVPGITDKMLSKELRELESNDLVKRTVYDSIPVIVEYSLTEYGHSLEIVIKTLRDWGVAHRKRMMSSVE; this comes from the coding sequence ATGGAAAAAACAAGAGAATCTCAACCGCACACCTGGGGCGAATGCACCAAAAGCATCCTGCCCGTGCGCGACGCATTGGAAGTACTCAGCGGCAAATGGAAGCTGCCCATCATCATATCCCTCATGTTCGGCAACAAGCGCTTCTCGCAAATCGCGAAAGAAGTGCCCGGCATTACCGATAAAATGCTCTCGAAGGAACTGCGGGAGCTGGAAAGCAACGACCTCGTGAAACGGACGGTTTATGATTCCATTCCGGTGATAGTGGAGTATTCGTTAACGGAATACGGGCATTCGCTGGAAATTGTGATCAAGACGTTACGGGATTGGGGCGTAGCGCACCGGAAGCGGATGATGAGTTCTGTGGAATAG
- a CDS encoding acyltransferase has product MNTTIAHNPIHRFYFLDILRGAASFAILIWHYQHFFFDNTERRPDFDRAVQPGYVILKPLYEYGELAVYLFFILSGFVFFFMYSDDIARRSVSLKTFASNRFSRLYPLHLLTLLLTCGLQFGHHRLFGSFFVYKYNDLKHFILQLGFMSFWGLQDGHSFNGPVWSVSVEVLLYAIFFLFCRFIPSRPKFLVIMSLLGLAIGGIHLGAGILCFFVGGLLHWLFKHQCGISGADFSKNRLPAFALCLAGIAFYPSTFIRSGHLKIFLACISILPATVYFLAWLQFRLPNRGKSWAIIGDMTYASYLLHFPLQIIFHTLFVLYGLFNPINGGTLVTFIVSTYGLSYLTYRGFELPVKNFLRSRLR; this is encoded by the coding sequence ATGAACACCACGATCGCCCATAATCCGATTCACCGATTTTACTTTCTCGATATATTAAGAGGAGCTGCATCCTTCGCCATCCTTATCTGGCATTACCAACATTTCTTTTTCGACAACACGGAGCGCCGGCCCGACTTCGACAGAGCTGTACAACCGGGATACGTCATTCTGAAACCATTGTACGAATATGGAGAATTGGCGGTTTATCTATTTTTTATCCTGTCTGGCTTTGTTTTCTTCTTTATGTATTCGGATGATATCGCCCGTCGCTCCGTGTCGTTGAAAACGTTCGCATCAAACAGATTCTCGCGGTTGTACCCACTACATTTGCTTACGCTATTGCTTACTTGCGGGCTTCAATTCGGCCATCACCGGCTTTTTGGGTCGTTTTTTGTCTATAAGTATAACGACTTGAAGCATTTCATACTCCAATTGGGCTTCATGTCCTTCTGGGGTTTGCAGGACGGGCACTCATTTAACGGGCCTGTCTGGTCGGTATCGGTGGAAGTGCTCTTGTACGCGATCTTCTTTCTTTTTTGCCGGTTTATACCTTCGCGTCCGAAATTCTTAGTCATTATGAGCCTGCTCGGGCTCGCTATCGGCGGGATACACTTGGGCGCCGGTATTCTCTGCTTTTTCGTGGGCGGCTTATTACATTGGTTGTTTAAACATCAATGCGGGATTTCAGGAGCAGATTTTAGCAAGAACCGGCTCCCTGCTTTCGCTCTTTGCCTGGCCGGCATTGCCTTTTATCCGTCGACATTTATTCGGTCCGGCCATTTGAAAATTTTCCTGGCCTGTATCAGCATATTGCCCGCGACCGTATATTTTCTCGCGTGGCTTCAATTTCGTTTGCCTAACCGCGGAAAATCGTGGGCGATAATAGGAGATATGACGTACGCCTCCTATCTGCTTCACTTCCCTTTGCAGATAATATTTCATACCCTCTTTGTTTTATACGGATTATTTAACCCGATCAATGGCGGAACACTCGTTACATTTATCGTTTCCACCTACGGCCTGTCGTATTTAACGTATCGGGGTTTTGAATTGCCTGTCAAAAATTTCCTGCGGAGCCGACTAAGGTAA
- a CDS encoding gliding motility-associated C-terminal domain-containing protein gives MMKLFLIATLLCCCTKAFSKSIVGSHLEWQAISIEQGEYKVTLRLYLDETSGELDQQKQYVYLIQNDEHWKREGVWKYFGLFYLNLKSSGKIEQAPLPCRGVGQRDVFLNIYESVIKVPELAQLPSINGFVVAWRSQIGQRDGGDKNFVNSSLAYEWVTVTIPPITEAGTSIRNWSPVIDHINTFAICKGELVTIPLPASDHDGDNLKYNLSKPYGIHNMRFGLLTDSIYVSGFVWASGYTDQHQMHGNPALTINENTGEITVKPSEEGQYFIGISVDEYRNGQKIGSVSFYYTLTVVDCNEQQVWDKEIYKDTTSVRLVTICEGSQATLTSKQTFPGPQPEFQWTKNGKTIWGANAQSITISEEGEYQLLVKKINGCPNSFESETVNVSIISSSAEMDSIPPICDTTLPIALNATPPGGTFTGTGVTGSMFDPAIAGEGTHEIQYAIQGSEACPTAVARRKVFISLAPELDLEDILYTSRDKPIHIGVKDSLDVAYRWTPPMYLNSDAYADPLSTPSAGITYTVTATNAYGCTTSREVKIKIVESIFIPDAFTPNGDGVNETWELKGIEAYPNCHVTIYNRWGEVIFHSMGYQNAFDGTVGGALQMSGVYAYKIRLTENSPDLTGSLTIIR, from the coding sequence ATGATGAAACTGTTTCTAATTGCTACGCTGCTATGTTGCTGTACTAAGGCATTCAGTAAGTCAATCGTAGGAAGCCACCTTGAATGGCAGGCGATTTCCATTGAACAAGGGGAATATAAAGTTACTTTGAGGCTTTATCTCGACGAAACCAGTGGCGAATTGGATCAGCAGAAGCAATATGTGTACTTAATTCAAAATGATGAACATTGGAAGAGGGAGGGTGTTTGGAAGTATTTTGGCCTGTTTTACCTCAATCTAAAATCCTCTGGGAAAATTGAGCAGGCCCCATTGCCGTGCAGAGGTGTTGGGCAGAGGGATGTTTTCCTAAATATTTATGAAAGCGTCATAAAAGTGCCAGAACTGGCACAACTTCCCTCGATCAATGGCTTTGTAGTTGCCTGGCGTTCGCAAATTGGGCAGCGGGATGGTGGAGACAAAAATTTTGTTAATTCATCACTGGCCTATGAATGGGTAACTGTGACAATTCCTCCAATAACAGAAGCGGGTACCAGTATTCGTAATTGGAGCCCGGTAATCGATCATATCAATACATTCGCCATCTGCAAAGGTGAGTTAGTGACAATCCCATTGCCGGCGAGCGACCACGATGGGGACAATCTGAAATATAACCTGTCGAAGCCATACGGAATTCATAACATGCGTTTTGGCTTACTCACTGATAGCATATATGTTTCCGGTTTTGTTTGGGCATCGGGCTACACTGACCAGCACCAAATGCACGGAAATCCCGCCCTTACCATCAATGAAAACACCGGCGAAATCACAGTCAAGCCCAGTGAGGAAGGCCAATACTTTATCGGCATTTCCGTGGACGAATATCGAAATGGTCAAAAGATCGGTTCGGTCAGTTTTTATTACACACTCACGGTCGTGGATTGCAACGAGCAGCAGGTTTGGGATAAGGAAATTTATAAAGACACCACATCTGTCCGGCTCGTAACTATCTGCGAGGGCTCACAAGCAACATTAACCTCCAAACAAACCTTCCCCGGCCCGCAGCCGGAATTTCAATGGACTAAAAACGGTAAAACCATCTGGGGAGCCAATGCACAAAGCATTACCATTTCGGAAGAAGGCGAATATCAGCTTTTAGTAAAGAAAATAAACGGCTGCCCCAATTCATTCGAATCAGAAACCGTCAATGTAAGTATCATATCTTCCAGCGCGGAAATGGATAGCATTCCGCCCATTTGTGATACTACGCTGCCAATCGCATTAAATGCGACGCCGCCGGGCGGGACATTTACGGGTACTGGCGTAACCGGCAGCATGTTCGACCCGGCAATTGCCGGTGAAGGGACGCATGAAATACAATATGCAATACAGGGCTCGGAAGCTTGCCCGACTGCCGTTGCCAGGAGAAAAGTGTTTATAAGTCTGGCGCCGGAGCTTGATTTGGAAGATATTCTGTATACGTCACGGGATAAGCCCATTCACATTGGTGTCAAAGATTCACTCGATGTAGCTTACCGGTGGACGCCCCCAATGTACCTGAATAGCGACGCTTATGCGGACCCTCTATCGACGCCTTCCGCCGGTATTACCTACACAGTCACAGCCACGAATGCGTACGGTTGCACGACGAGCCGTGAGGTTAAAATCAAAATTGTCGAGAGCATTTTTATTCCGGATGCATTCACGCCGAACGGTGATGGTGTTAATGAAACGTGGGAGTTAAAGGGCATTGAGGCATACCCTAATTGCCATGTGACGATTTATAACCGATGGGGTGAGGTGATATTCCATTCAATGGGTTACCAAAATGCATTTGACGGAACGGTGGGGGGCGCATTGCAAATGTCTGGTGTGTATGCGTACAAGATCCGGCTCACTGAAAATAGCCCCGACTTGACGGGCTCGCTGACAATAATCCGTTAG
- the fbaA gene encoding class II fructose-bisphosphate aldolase, with translation MSETTKRFAPGVVTGDGVSEIFRHANENNYALPAVNVVGTNSVNAVLETAKAVNSPVIVQFSNGGAIFYAGKSLSNANQQAAIAGGISGAMHVHQMAALYEVPVILHTDHCAKKLLPWIDGLLEAGERYFDQHGKPLYSSHMLDLSEEPLHENIEICAKYFERMAKIGMTLEIELGVTGGEEDGVDNSDVDSSKLYTQPEEVAFAYEELSKISPNFTIAAAFGNVHGVYKPGNVKLEPKILRNSQNYIKEKFGTGDLPVNFVFHGGSGSSREEIREAIEYGAIKMNIDTDMQWATWEGVLNYYKAKEGYLQAQLGNPEGPDSPNKKYYDPRVWLRKGEESMIARLKVAFEDLNCINQLG, from the coding sequence ATGAGCGAAACGACAAAACGCTTTGCACCCGGTGTTGTAACCGGCGATGGAGTCAGTGAAATTTTCCGCCACGCCAACGAAAACAACTACGCCCTTCCGGCAGTGAACGTGGTAGGAACCAATTCGGTGAATGCGGTCCTGGAAACAGCCAAAGCGGTTAACAGCCCTGTTATTGTACAGTTTTCAAATGGCGGAGCTATATTTTACGCAGGAAAAAGCCTTTCTAATGCCAACCAGCAAGCGGCGATCGCGGGCGGTATCTCGGGTGCGATGCACGTGCACCAAATGGCGGCATTATACGAAGTTCCGGTGATCCTTCATACCGACCACTGCGCGAAAAAACTCCTCCCGTGGATCGACGGCCTGCTGGAAGCCGGCGAGCGTTATTTCGACCAACACGGCAAGCCTTTGTACAGTTCGCACATGCTCGACCTTTCGGAAGAGCCTCTGCACGAAAACATCGAAATCTGCGCTAAATATTTCGAGCGCATGGCTAAAATCGGCATGACACTCGAGATCGAGCTCGGCGTAACCGGTGGCGAAGAAGATGGCGTTGATAACTCGGATGTTGACAGCTCGAAACTCTACACCCAGCCTGAGGAAGTGGCATTCGCTTACGAAGAGCTTTCGAAAATCTCCCCTAACTTCACCATTGCGGCTGCATTCGGTAATGTTCACGGTGTGTACAAGCCGGGTAATGTGAAACTTGAGCCGAAAATCCTTCGCAACTCGCAAAACTACATTAAAGAGAAATTCGGCACCGGCGACCTGCCTGTTAACTTCGTATTCCACGGAGGATCGGGCTCATCCCGCGAAGAAATCCGCGAAGCAATTGAATACGGTGCGATCAAGATGAACATCGACACCGACATGCAATGGGCTACCTGGGAAGGTGTTCTCAACTATTACAAAGCCAAAGAAGGTTACCTCCAAGCCCAGCTCGGCAACCCCGAAGGCCCGGATTCTCCGAACAAAAAATACTATGACCCGCGCGTATGGCTGCGCAAAGGCGAAGAGAGCATGATCGCTCGTCTGAAAGTGGCGTTCGAAGATTTGAACTGCATTAATCAGCTGGGATAA
- a CDS encoding hemolysin family protein, with translation MNLIFLVTTIVFFMLAGYYGAVRSVLLDVWIDRYSLRHEKSEQVEQTLYWRRILRMIRLLAVALGCFMGVITIFPLFELNTGTQNWLLIIALFAVLAVLWMACYSGWVKIGRSFPKVLDLKAFPVRFGEWLMTPLYWVIEPFVRENILSPSLRDDIISADDPDFDDHSIEEKMFINALDFKDLRIRDCMIPRTEISAVNVNASIEDLRTAFLTSGHSKIIVHKESVDEVLGYCHALSLFKKPKEISSIITPILIVPEAMPARDLMLRFLEERRSIALVVDEFGGTSGLVSVEDVVEQIFGEIQDEYDTTEDWTERQLDEHTYMLSARHELDYLNEKYGWELPEGDYDTIAGMLIHFYGDLPDENEVVEIPPYSFQVVSVQDTRIELVKLTIEDRRSERNGHN, from the coding sequence ATGAACCTGATATTCCTGGTTACCACGATCGTATTCTTCATGCTGGCAGGCTACTACGGCGCCGTGCGGTCGGTGTTGCTCGATGTGTGGATCGACCGGTATTCGCTCAGGCACGAGAAAAGCGAGCAGGTGGAGCAAACGCTCTACTGGCGCCGGATTCTCCGCATGATCCGCCTGCTGGCCGTCGCATTGGGCTGTTTTATGGGGGTAATTACCATATTCCCGTTGTTTGAGCTGAACACCGGCACGCAAAACTGGCTGCTGATTATCGCATTGTTCGCGGTACTGGCGGTTTTGTGGATGGCCTGCTATTCGGGCTGGGTTAAAATCGGTCGCAGTTTCCCTAAGGTGCTTGACCTGAAAGCTTTCCCCGTACGCTTCGGCGAATGGCTCATGACGCCGCTTTATTGGGTGATCGAGCCGTTTGTCAGGGAAAACATATTATCGCCTTCGCTACGGGACGACATTATCTCCGCCGACGATCCCGATTTCGACGACCATAGCATTGAAGAAAAAATGTTTATCAATGCATTGGATTTCAAAGATTTGCGCATTCGTGACTGTATGATTCCCCGGACGGAAATCTCGGCGGTGAATGTGAACGCGAGTATCGAGGATTTGCGGACGGCGTTCCTTACGAGCGGCCACTCCAAAATTATCGTGCATAAAGAGTCAGTAGACGAGGTGCTGGGCTACTGCCACGCTTTGTCCTTATTCAAAAAGCCAAAAGAGATCAGCAGCATTATCACACCTATCCTGATCGTGCCCGAGGCCATGCCCGCGCGCGACCTGATGCTGCGGTTCCTTGAAGAACGCCGCAGCATTGCATTGGTGGTGGATGAATTCGGCGGGACGTCGGGCCTGGTGAGCGTGGAAGATGTGGTAGAGCAGATTTTCGGGGAAATCCAGGATGAATACGACACGACCGAGGACTGGACGGAGCGCCAGCTCGACGAACACACTTACATGCTCAGTGCGCGCCATGAGCTGGATTATCTGAATGAAAAATATGGTTGGGAGCTTCCGGAAGGCGATTATGACACCATTGCGGGTATGCTGATCCATTTCTACGGCGATTTGCCGGATGAAAACGAGGTGGTGGAAATACCGCCGTACTCTTTCCAGGTTGTTTCAGTACAAGACACGCGGATCGAATTGGTCAAGCTGACAATTGAAGATCGAAGATCCGAACGAAACGGCCACAATTAA
- the bla gene encoding class A beta-lactamase, subclass A2 encodes MTRFARILILTLFFPILAFAQQAKLKSEIETIGKQAQGIVGVGVMDLKTKETLLINQDHKFPMQSTFKFPLAMAVLDLVDEGKFELDQKVHVMQSRLEKNTHSPMRDKHTGRDFDITIGGLIAYAVSQSDNNACDILFGLAGGTRKVNDYVHSLGVKDIEIAATEKEMARSWDVQYTNYARPTAYLQLLQIAYERKTLSKTSHDFLWKTLVEGPTGLKRIKGLLPKGTEVAHKTGTSGTNDKGVTAATNDVGIMKLPNGKAIALAVFVSDASANADTRELVIARIAKVVWDYYGGK; translated from the coding sequence ATGACCAGATTCGCGCGTATTTTAATTTTAACATTATTCTTTCCAATCCTTGCGTTTGCTCAGCAGGCAAAACTTAAATCCGAAATCGAAACCATTGGCAAGCAGGCTCAGGGCATTGTGGGAGTGGGTGTGATGGATTTGAAAACAAAGGAAACGCTGCTGATTAACCAGGATCACAAGTTTCCGATGCAGAGCACATTCAAGTTCCCGCTGGCAATGGCGGTGCTGGACCTGGTGGATGAGGGGAAATTCGAACTCGACCAGAAAGTCCACGTTATGCAATCCCGGCTGGAAAAGAACACGCACAGTCCCATGCGCGACAAGCACACAGGCAGGGATTTCGATATTACCATTGGCGGGCTGATTGCTTACGCCGTTTCGCAAAGCGACAATAATGCCTGCGATATTCTGTTCGGGCTGGCTGGTGGTACCCGAAAAGTGAACGATTATGTCCACTCGCTGGGCGTGAAGGACATTGAGATCGCGGCCACGGAAAAGGAAATGGCCCGGAGCTGGGATGTACAATATACCAATTATGCCCGCCCTACGGCATACCTGCAATTGCTGCAAATCGCCTATGAGCGCAAAACGCTGTCGAAAACGAGCCACGATTTTCTTTGGAAAACATTGGTAGAAGGCCCCACAGGTTTGAAAAGAATCAAAGGACTGCTGCCCAAAGGAACCGAAGTGGCGCATAAAACGGGTACTTCGGGAACGAACGACAAAGGCGTAACGGCCGCGACGAACGATGTGGGCATTATGAAGTTACCCAACGGAAAGGCGATAGCATTAGCGGTGTTCGTTTCGGACGCATCCGCGAACGCCGATACCCGCGAGCTGGTAATCGCCAGGATCGCGAAGGTTGTTTGGGATTACTACGGCGGTAAATAA
- a CDS encoding ABC transporter ATP-binding protein codes for MRITVDKIGKKFIKEWIVRNASFELAAGGKYVFVGPNGSGKSTLLQLLTGMIPVSEGKITYNDRNGREIEIDHWYRHIVIAAPYLELIEEFTLREQIEFHSKFKPFKNGISARDFEDFIQLPHASGKIIRHFSSGMKQRVKLGLAFLSDVPVVFLDEPTTNLDVQGIKWYLDHVLANTENQLVLLGSNVRQEYEFCENIISVSAFK; via the coding sequence GTGCGGATTACAGTCGATAAAATAGGGAAGAAGTTTATCAAAGAGTGGATTGTCAGGAATGCCAGCTTCGAGCTTGCGGCAGGCGGGAAATACGTATTCGTAGGACCGAACGGAAGCGGCAAGTCGACATTGCTGCAATTGCTGACGGGCATGATCCCCGTTTCCGAGGGCAAAATCACTTATAATGATCGTAACGGTAGGGAAATCGAGATCGACCATTGGTACAGGCACATCGTTATCGCAGCGCCCTACCTCGAACTGATCGAAGAATTTACGTTACGCGAGCAGATCGAGTTTCATAGCAAGTTCAAGCCATTCAAAAACGGCATTTCAGCCAGGGATTTCGAGGATTTTATACAGCTTCCGCATGCGAGCGGGAAAATCATCCGTCATTTTTCGTCGGGCATGAAACAGCGGGTGAAACTGGGGCTCGCATTCCTTTCGGATGTGCCGGTGGTTTTTCTGGATGAGCCGACAACCAACCTGGATGTGCAAGGCATCAAATGGTACCTGGACCACGTACTGGCGAATACGGAGAATCAGCTTGTTTTGCTTGGTTCGAATGTGCGGCAGGAATACGAGTTTTGTGAAAATATCATCTCGGTTTCTGCGTTCAAATAG
- a CDS encoding gliding motility-associated C-terminal domain-containing protein: MQKTLRLLFISFLIIVRAAGHSGAAPAYFIENKGQWGKDVLFRAAIPRGFLFLKENSLLYVLYDGAKVSALHAQGYGHLPATRLDMSAPGIRAHGVEVKFLNVSVNVSYRKVKESKTLFNYFLGNDSGKWAAGARGYEEVVYEDIYPDIDLRIYLNQAKLKYEFIVGPGADASKISFQYKGADKVALNEAGQIVVKTSVGDFREAQPYSFQQQADARITEVPSAFRLSGDNTAHFELPGGYNKSLPLTIDPELVFSTYSGSAADNWGHTATYDDEGNLYSGGTVFGTDFPATTGAFQVKFEGLVDVSLMKFNPDGSDLLYATFLGGDQTDVPASLIVNNRKELLVLGTTSSKDFPVGANAFQRVFGGGVNIEPISGLRLANGGDLFVSKLNAAGNQLTGSTFVGGNGNDGVSITDNVTIRNYGDSFRGEIGVDGNDQVYVVSSTNSANFPLKNPAQARLAGGQDGVVVKLSAGLDQLLWATYLGGDKWDAAYSLKLAVDGEVYVAGISQSGNMQVKPGAYQSALKGLEDGFVARFANDRLSALTYLGTDKEDGAYLLDLDQAGQVYVYGLTMGSYPVSKGVYQNAKSGQFVHALNAALTQSLFSTVIGSGRGTPDISPTAFLVSECGNIYLAGWGGNVNSGTANNPASTTTGLPVTDDAIQTATNGSNFYIAILEQGAKSLLYATFFGSLSRDTRLQGDHVDGGTSRFDKNGMIYHATCACGGSHFPTTPQAWSETNNSDNCNNAAFKIDIDRLKADFDVYAGQTKDVLKGCAPLELTFVNTSDGGVDYIWEVNGATISRDKGQSEYTFTKPGEYTVKLTAYNRLSCKRMDFAEKKIVVETLATKVTGDTTVCENTAVKLSASGGTQYKWSPAAGLDNAGIPGPVATVKETVEYSVEISNAAGCKVTERVKINVEKKTDFVGLPDTEVCQGATVTLTVSGNAPQYKWHATTGLEETIGKTVTVKPTQTTTYLIEGLYEDGCRPIREITVKVDQSYAPDFEMVRSGGACNEPFFYSFTSKNGKAHSYEWNMGTGSPVTDPEVKNYIYEVPGEYTVTLTAYNATGCSLTTSRKINAEPAFTLSNVITPNGDGKNDFFIVPVASSTLEIFNRWGKSIFKSADYKNDWGKGIANGTYLYVVDTPQGNHCKGWVEVLE, encoded by the coding sequence ATGCAGAAAACTCTACGGCTTCTCTTTATATCGTTTCTGATCATCGTCCGCGCGGCCGGTCATTCCGGGGCTGCTCCAGCCTATTTTATCGAAAACAAAGGCCAATGGGGCAAGGACGTTCTTTTTCGGGCGGCTATTCCCCGAGGTTTTCTGTTTTTGAAGGAAAATTCGCTGCTTTATGTGCTCTATGACGGTGCGAAGGTTTCGGCCTTGCATGCGCAGGGGTATGGCCACTTGCCTGCCACGCGCCTGGATATGAGTGCGCCTGGTATACGTGCGCATGGAGTGGAAGTGAAGTTCCTGAATGTATCCGTGAATGTCAGTTACCGGAAGGTCAAGGAAAGTAAAACGCTGTTCAATTATTTTCTGGGTAACGATTCCGGCAAATGGGCAGCCGGTGCCAGGGGGTATGAAGAGGTTGTTTATGAGGACATTTATCCGGATATCGACCTGCGCATTTACCTGAACCAGGCGAAATTGAAGTACGAATTTATTGTCGGGCCCGGAGCAGATGCTTCAAAGATCAGTTTTCAATACAAAGGTGCGGATAAAGTTGCGCTGAATGAAGCAGGACAGATCGTTGTCAAAACGTCGGTAGGGGATTTCAGGGAGGCACAGCCCTATTCGTTTCAGCAACAGGCTGATGCCCGAATCACGGAGGTGCCTTCGGCATTCCGCCTTTCGGGCGATAATACCGCCCATTTCGAGCTGCCGGGCGGCTATAACAAGTCGCTTCCGCTCACTATCGATCCCGAACTCGTATTTTCCACTTATTCGGGCTCGGCAGCCGACAACTGGGGGCATACTGCAACTTACGATGATGAAGGTAACCTTTATTCCGGCGGCACCGTCTTCGGGACGGACTTCCCTGCGACCACGGGTGCTTTCCAGGTGAAATTTGAAGGGCTGGTGGATGTTTCGTTAATGAAGTTCAATCCCGACGGTTCCGACCTGCTCTACGCGACTTTTCTCGGCGGCGACCAAACCGACGTACCTGCAAGCCTGATCGTCAATAACAGGAAAGAGCTGCTCGTTCTGGGGACTACTTCCTCGAAGGATTTTCCTGTTGGGGCCAATGCGTTTCAGCGGGTATTCGGCGGCGGGGTAAATATTGAACCTATTTCCGGCCTCAGGCTCGCCAACGGCGGCGATCTCTTTGTTTCCAAACTCAATGCGGCCGGTAACCAGCTCACGGGCTCGACGTTTGTCGGAGGGAATGGTAACGACGGCGTCAGCATCACCGATAATGTCACCATCCGCAATTATGGCGACAGTTTCAGGGGAGAAATAGGCGTCGACGGGAATGACCAGGTTTATGTGGTTTCATCGACTAATTCAGCCAATTTTCCTTTGAAAAACCCTGCACAAGCCAGGCTGGCGGGAGGGCAGGACGGCGTGGTCGTGAAACTTTCCGCCGGGCTGGACCAATTGTTGTGGGCAACCTACCTGGGCGGCGACAAATGGGATGCGGCTTATTCATTGAAATTGGCCGTCGATGGCGAGGTATACGTCGCGGGAATTTCGCAGAGTGGTAATATGCAGGTGAAACCCGGAGCCTATCAGTCAGCATTGAAAGGCCTCGAAGACGGTTTTGTGGCCCGTTTTGCGAATGACAGGCTGTCCGCGCTAACTTATCTTGGAACCGATAAGGAGGATGGGGCTTACCTGCTGGATCTGGACCAGGCTGGCCAGGTATACGTTTATGGGCTCACGATGGGTAGCTATCCGGTAAGTAAGGGAGTATATCAGAATGCTAAAAGCGGGCAATTCGTGCATGCATTGAATGCCGCATTAACCCAAAGCCTGTTCTCGACGGTAATCGGGTCCGGGCGCGGAACGCCGGATATTTCGCCGACAGCATTCCTGGTGAGCGAATGCGGTAACATTTACCTCGCCGGTTGGGGCGGAAATGTGAACAGCGGCACTGCCAATAATCCGGCCAGCACTACCACCGGCCTTCCGGTGACCGACGACGCCATTCAGACCGCCACCAACGGCAGCAATTTTTATATAGCCATCCTCGAACAAGGGGCGAAATCGCTCTTGTATGCGACATTTTTCGGAAGTCTGTCGCGGGACACGCGGCTGCAAGGCGACCATGTGGACGGAGGGACGAGCCGGTTCGACAAAAACGGGATGATTTACCATGCTACCTGCGCCTGCGGAGGCAGCCATTTCCCGACAACCCCGCAGGCGTGGTCGGAGACCAACAATAGCGACAATTGCAACAATGCCGCATTCAAGATCGATATCGATCGCCTGAAAGCAGATTTTGACGTGTATGCGGGCCAAACCAAGGATGTTCTGAAAGGTTGCGCGCCCCTCGAACTGACATTTGTGAATACCAGTGACGGGGGAGTCGATTATATCTGGGAGGTGAACGGAGCGACGATTTCGCGGGATAAGGGGCAATCGGAATACACATTTACGAAACCAGGGGAATACACTGTGAAGCTTACCGCCTATAACCGGCTGAGCTGTAAACGAATGGACTTTGCGGAAAAGAAAATAGTGGTGGAAACACTGGCGACAAAAGTCACCGGCGATACTACTGTTTGTGAGAATACCGCCGTGAAGCTGAGCGCCAGTGGCGGTACCCAATACAAATGGTCGCCGGCTGCGGGCCTTGATAATGCCGGTATACCCGGCCCGGTGGCGACGGTGAAAGAAACGGTCGAGTATTCGGTCGAAATCAGTAACGCGGCAGGCTGTAAAGTAACGGAGCGCGTAAAAATAAATGTCGAGAAAAAGACGGATTTCGTGGGATTGCCGGATACGGAAGTGTGCCAGGGGGCTACCGTAACGCTTACCGTTTCGGGCAATGCGCCACAATATAAATGGCATGCAACGACAGGGCTCGAAGAAACAATCGGGAAAACGGTAACCGTTAAACCGACGCAAACGACGACTTACCTCATTGAAGGTCTGTACGAAGACGGATGCCGGCCGATTCGTGAAATCACCGTGAAGGTTGATCAGTCGTACGCGCCCGATTTCGAGATGGTACGGTCCGGCGGGGCCTGCAACGAGCCGTTTTTCTATTCATTTACCAGTAAAAATGGCAAAGCGCACAGCTATGAGTGGAATATGGGCACAGGGAGCCCTGTAACAGACCCGGAAGTAAAGAACTACATCTACGAGGTTCCCGGGGAATACACGGTTACGCTGACTGCCTACAATGCGACCGGTTGCTCACTCACGACCTCCCGAAAAATCAATGCGGAACCCGCATTTACATTAAGCAACGTGATCACGCCCAACGGCGACGGTAAAAACGACTTCTTCATCGTTCCGGTGGCATCGTCCACATTGGAAATTTTCAACCGATGGGGGAAATCCATTTTCAAATCGGCCGACTACAAAAACGATTGGGGCAAGGGCATTGCCAATGGCACCTATCTTTACGTAGTGGACACGCCCCAGGGCAATCACTGCAAAGGCTGGGTGGAGGTGCTCGAATAG